The Gemmatimonadales bacterium genome has a segment encoding these proteins:
- a CDS encoding phosphoglycerol geranylgeranyltransferase — protein sequence MSTVLERLCARAPGLLVLVDPERTAASDAARLAERAERDGAAGLLIGTSFDGAARTGEVAAAIKGATSLPLLLFPGSANQLVPDVDAVLLLSLVSGRNPQYLIEEHVRAVPFLLRHGIPTISTAYILVDGGRVTAAEAVSQTRPLPADKPELAAVHAVAASLIGMAAVYLDAGSGAANPVGPDVVGAVRRAVGLPVFVGGGIRTPAQVRAARAAGADFVVVGNAIEAGGPDAIRELVEAARDGSR from the coding sequence GTGAGCACTGTGCTCGAGCGGTTGTGCGCGCGCGCACCGGGCCTGCTGGTGCTGGTGGACCCGGAGCGCACCGCTGCCTCGGACGCGGCGCGGCTGGCCGAGCGCGCCGAGCGTGATGGGGCGGCCGGACTCCTGATCGGGACGTCGTTCGACGGCGCCGCGCGCACCGGCGAGGTGGCGGCCGCCATCAAAGGGGCGACGAGCCTTCCGCTCCTGTTGTTCCCGGGCTCGGCCAATCAGCTGGTGCCCGATGTGGACGCGGTGCTGCTCCTCTCGCTGGTCTCCGGCCGCAACCCTCAGTACCTGATCGAGGAGCACGTGCGCGCCGTGCCGTTCCTGCTTCGGCACGGCATCCCCACCATCTCGACCGCGTACATCCTGGTGGACGGCGGGAGGGTCACCGCGGCGGAGGCGGTGAGCCAGACGCGACCGCTTCCGGCCGACAAGCCTGAGCTTGCCGCGGTGCATGCGGTCGCCGCCAGCCTGATCGGCATGGCGGCCGTGTACCTCGACGCCGGGAGCGGCGCGGCAAATCCGGTCGGCCCCGATGTGGTGGGCGCGGTGCGCCGGGCGGTGGGGCTGCCGGTGTTCGTCGGCGGGGGCATCCGGACGCCGGCGCAGGTCCGCGCGGCGCGCGCGGCCGGCGCCGATTTCGTGGTCGTGGGCAACGCCATCGAGGCGGGCGGTCCGGACGCGATCCGCGAGTTGGTCGAGGCGGCGCGGGACGGGTCGCGGTGA
- a CDS encoding CpsB/CapC family capsule biosynthesis tyrosine phosphatase → MIDLHTHLLPGVDDGSDDVAQSVAVLTKFAEMGVTAVCCTPHLKASHLDDAPCEELDELVDQLRLAAPPEPRLTRGFEIMLDVPNPVFGDRCLGLGGTRYLLVEFGRLVPAYGSVEALARVAAQGVVPLLAHPERYAVCSVEVAARWREAGALLQVDATTLLADTRRAGRARALVEAGCATIIASDNHGDQRNLKAAVEWLESHGGRTQAHLLAVENPAAILADQAPAPVPPLRFRRSWYSMLKEFVVGGKEA, encoded by the coding sequence GTGATCGACCTGCACACCCATCTCCTCCCGGGGGTGGACGACGGCTCGGACGATGTCGCGCAGTCGGTGGCGGTGCTGACGAAGTTCGCGGAGATGGGGGTCACCGCCGTGTGCTGCACGCCGCATCTCAAGGCCAGCCACCTCGACGACGCGCCGTGCGAGGAGCTGGACGAGCTCGTGGACCAGCTGCGCTTGGCCGCACCGCCGGAGCCCAGGCTCACCCGCGGCTTCGAGATCATGCTCGACGTCCCGAACCCCGTCTTCGGGGACCGCTGTCTTGGACTCGGGGGGACGCGCTACCTGCTGGTGGAGTTCGGCCGGCTGGTGCCGGCCTACGGCAGCGTCGAGGCGCTCGCCCGGGTGGCGGCTCAGGGCGTGGTGCCGCTGCTCGCGCATCCTGAGCGCTACGCCGTTTGTTCGGTCGAGGTGGCCGCGCGTTGGCGCGAGGCGGGTGCGCTGCTCCAGGTGGATGCCACCACGCTGCTGGCGGACACGCGACGCGCCGGTCGGGCCCGCGCCCTGGTCGAAGCGGGGTGTGCGACCATCATCGCGAGCGACAACCACGGTGACCAGCGCAACCTCAAGGCGGCAGTGGAGTGGCTCGAGAGCCACGGCGGACGAACCCAGGCGCACCTGCTGGCGGTGGAGAACCCGGCCGCGATCCTCGCGGACCAAGCGCCGGCGCCGGTGCCGCCGCTGCGCTTTCGCCGCTCGTGGTACTCGATGCTCAAGGAATTCGTGGTGGGAGGCAAGGAAGCGTGA
- a CDS encoding SIS domain-containing protein, translated as MTLGHLSELGRLAERCAVELAEPVRRYTELVRATLAAGRTVFFAGNGGSAAHAQHIATEYVVRYLPVKRKAAAVLALSTDSSLVTAAANDLGFDQVFARQVEAHGREGDLLVLVSTSGNSPNLAHAAQAARAAGVTTVGLLARGGGPLKDVVDLVILVPTDDGAHAQEIQLAIDHYVCSQIEPGL; from the coding sequence GTGACGCTGGGGCACCTGAGTGAGCTGGGCCGGCTGGCCGAGCGCTGCGCGGTGGAGCTCGCGGAGCCGGTGCGGCGCTATACCGAGCTGGTGCGGGCGACGCTGGCGGCGGGGCGCACGGTCTTCTTCGCGGGGAACGGCGGGAGCGCCGCGCACGCTCAGCATATCGCGACCGAGTACGTGGTGCGCTACCTGCCGGTGAAGCGGAAGGCTGCCGCGGTGCTCGCCCTCTCCACGGACAGCTCGCTCGTGACGGCGGCCGCGAACGACCTCGGCTTCGACCAGGTCTTCGCGCGGCAGGTCGAGGCGCACGGCCGGGAGGGCGACCTCCTGGTGCTCGTCAGCACGTCAGGGAACTCGCCCAACCTGGCGCACGCCGCCCAGGCGGCACGGGCCGCGGGAGTCACGACCGTGGGGCTGCTTGCCAGAGGCGGCGGGCCACTCAAGGACGTCGTGGACCTGGTGATCCTCGTGCCGACGGACGACGGGGCGCACGCGCAGGAGATCCAGCTCGCCATCGACCACTACGTGTGCTCGCAGATCGAGCCGGGGCTGTGA